In Triticum urartu cultivar G1812 chromosome 6, Tu2.1, whole genome shotgun sequence, the following proteins share a genomic window:
- the LOC125514968 gene encoding uncharacterized protein LOC125514968 yields the protein MPRHALPGAAHVAGPPAPLRRPATTRDPPLRLGFWPPHRRRGSGVAPVAVRILRWCWLCRGAVVPLGGASVLRCPWLAPSCPCSHWCRRCGALWQAPACCGGVGCDAGHTIVMVWLHPTSATTPFVFLLSRLEEKKKIRRRS from the exons ATGCCCCGCCACGCGCTGCCCGGCGCCGCCCACGTCGCCGGCCCACCCGCCCCACTGCGTCGTCCTGCGACCACGCGTGACCCTCCCCTGCGGCTAGGGTTTTGGCCACCACATCGCCGGCGTGGCTCCGGTGTTGCTCCGGTCGCCGTGAGGATCCTCCGGTGGTGCTGGCTGTGCCGTGGCGCGGTGGTGCCCCTGGGTGGCGCCTCCGTGCTGCGGTGCCCCTGGTTGGCGCCTTCGTGCCCGTGCTCTCACTGGTGCCGCCGTTGTGGTGCTCTCTGGCAAGCTCCGGCTTGTTGTGGTGGTGTTGGTTGTGATGCTGGTCACACCATAGTGATGGTGTGGCTGCATCCTACTTCGGCTACAACTCCTTTTG TGTTTTTGTTAAGCAGGttggaagaaaagaagaagatcCGGAGAAGATCTTAG